One genomic segment of Sminthopsis crassicaudata isolate SCR6 chromosome 4, ASM4859323v1, whole genome shotgun sequence includes these proteins:
- the VSIG8 gene encoding V-set and immunoglobulin domain-containing protein 8 isoform X2: MGGRGVFQLLLMCLSPALLSAVRINGDGQEVLYLAEGDNVRLGCPYILDPEDYGPNGLDIEWMQVNSDPAHRENVFLSYQDKRINQGSLPHLQQRVRFAAQDPSQYDASINLMNLQVSDTATYECRVKKTTMATRRVIVTVQARPAVPMCWTEGHMTYGNDVVLKCFANGGTPPLSYKWAKISGHTHPYRASSYLSQHNYHSELSYQESFHSSVTHGLSNGDLVLKDISREDDGLYQCTVANHVGYSVCVVEVKVSDSRRVGMIVGAVLGTLLMLACLGLGIWGLVCCCCSGNGVSRGAFGYGNGGGVGGGACDLASEIREDALAPGCKATGRGGSVTHLLGYPTQNISRSLRRKYAAPCEGPENVPLASCGVAVVPANATSVSAPCEAGPSPIYVKVKSAEPGDCGEGQVKVKDGYLV, translated from the exons ATGGGAGGACGAGGAGTATTCCAACTACTGCTGATGTGCTTAAGCCCAG CACTGCTGTCCGCTGTGCGGATAAACGGGGATGGACAGGAAGTCCTGTATCTGGCTGAAGGTGATAATGTTCGGCTTGGTTGTCCCTATATTCTGGACCCTGAGGACTATGGTCCCAATGGATTGGACATTGAGTGGATGCAGGTCAACTCAGATCCTGCACACCGGGAGAATGTG TTCCTCAGTTATCAAGACAAGAGAATCAACCAGGGCAGCCTCCCTCACCTTCAGCAGAGGGTCCGATTTGCAGCTCAGGACCCCAGTCAATATGATGCTTCCATCAATTTAATGAATCTGCAGGTCTCTGATACAGCCACCTATGAGTGCAGAGTTAAGAAGACCACCATGGCAACACGTAGAGTCATTGTCACTGTCCAAG CTCGCCCTGCAGTGCCCATGTGCTGGACTGAGGGACACATGACCTATGGGAATGATGTGGTGCTCAAATGTTTTGCCAATGGGGGCACTCCACCCCTCTCTTACAAGTGGGCCAAGATCAGTGGACACACTCACCCTTACCGGGCCAGCTCTTACCTCTCACAGCATAATTACCACTCAGAGCTGTCCTACCAGGAATCCTTCCATAGCTCTGTGACCCACG GGCTCAGCAATGGGGATTTGGTGCTGAAGGACATCTCCCGGGAGGACGATGGGCTATACCAGTGTACAGTGGCTAACCATGTGGGTTACAGTGTGTGCGTGGTGGAGGTGAAGGTGTCAG ACTCCCGCCGCGTGGGCATGATCGTTGGGGCCGTGCTAGGCACCCTGCTGATGCTAGCTTGCCTCGGCCTGGGCATCTGGGGTCTCGTCTGCTGCTGCTGCAGCGGGAACGGGGTCAGCCGTGGCGCCTTCGGTTACGGCAACGGCGGAGGGGTCGGCGGCGGGGCCTGTGACTTGGCTAGTGAAATCAG AGAGGATGCATTGGCACCCGGGTGCAAGGCCACCGGGCGGGGCGGCAGCGTCACCCACCTTCTAGGCTACCCGACACAGAACATCAGCCGCTCGCTGCGCAGAAAGTACGCAGCTCCCTGTGAGGGGCCCGAGAATGTGCCCTTGGCGTCCTGTGGGGTGGCTGTTGTGCCTGCCAATGCCACCTCCGTCAGCGCCCCCTGCGAAGCGGGTCCCTCTCCCATCTACGTCAAAGTCAAGAGCGCTGAACCTGGGGACTGTGGAGAGGGGCAGGTGAAGGTTAAGGATGGTTATTTGGTATAA
- the VSIG8 gene encoding V-set and immunoglobulin domain-containing protein 8 isoform X1: MRPKFTKEKTEALKEVIQLALLSAVRINGDGQEVLYLAEGDNVRLGCPYILDPEDYGPNGLDIEWMQVNSDPAHRENVFLSYQDKRINQGSLPHLQQRVRFAAQDPSQYDASINLMNLQVSDTATYECRVKKTTMATRRVIVTVQARPAVPMCWTEGHMTYGNDVVLKCFANGGTPPLSYKWAKISGHTHPYRASSYLSQHNYHSELSYQESFHSSVTHGLSNGDLVLKDISREDDGLYQCTVANHVGYSVCVVEVKVSDSRRVGMIVGAVLGTLLMLACLGLGIWGLVCCCCSGNGVSRGAFGYGNGGGVGGGACDLASEIREDALAPGCKATGRGGSVTHLLGYPTQNISRSLRRKYAAPCEGPENVPLASCGVAVVPANATSVSAPCEAGPSPIYVKVKSAEPGDCGEGQVKVKDGYLV, encoded by the exons ATGCGTCCTAAATTCAccaaggagaaaactgaggctctgaaagAAGTTATACAGCTTG CACTGCTGTCCGCTGTGCGGATAAACGGGGATGGACAGGAAGTCCTGTATCTGGCTGAAGGTGATAATGTTCGGCTTGGTTGTCCCTATATTCTGGACCCTGAGGACTATGGTCCCAATGGATTGGACATTGAGTGGATGCAGGTCAACTCAGATCCTGCACACCGGGAGAATGTG TTCCTCAGTTATCAAGACAAGAGAATCAACCAGGGCAGCCTCCCTCACCTTCAGCAGAGGGTCCGATTTGCAGCTCAGGACCCCAGTCAATATGATGCTTCCATCAATTTAATGAATCTGCAGGTCTCTGATACAGCCACCTATGAGTGCAGAGTTAAGAAGACCACCATGGCAACACGTAGAGTCATTGTCACTGTCCAAG CTCGCCCTGCAGTGCCCATGTGCTGGACTGAGGGACACATGACCTATGGGAATGATGTGGTGCTCAAATGTTTTGCCAATGGGGGCACTCCACCCCTCTCTTACAAGTGGGCCAAGATCAGTGGACACACTCACCCTTACCGGGCCAGCTCTTACCTCTCACAGCATAATTACCACTCAGAGCTGTCCTACCAGGAATCCTTCCATAGCTCTGTGACCCACG GGCTCAGCAATGGGGATTTGGTGCTGAAGGACATCTCCCGGGAGGACGATGGGCTATACCAGTGTACAGTGGCTAACCATGTGGGTTACAGTGTGTGCGTGGTGGAGGTGAAGGTGTCAG ACTCCCGCCGCGTGGGCATGATCGTTGGGGCCGTGCTAGGCACCCTGCTGATGCTAGCTTGCCTCGGCCTGGGCATCTGGGGTCTCGTCTGCTGCTGCTGCAGCGGGAACGGGGTCAGCCGTGGCGCCTTCGGTTACGGCAACGGCGGAGGGGTCGGCGGCGGGGCCTGTGACTTGGCTAGTGAAATCAG AGAGGATGCATTGGCACCCGGGTGCAAGGCCACCGGGCGGGGCGGCAGCGTCACCCACCTTCTAGGCTACCCGACACAGAACATCAGCCGCTCGCTGCGCAGAAAGTACGCAGCTCCCTGTGAGGGGCCCGAGAATGTGCCCTTGGCGTCCTGTGGGGTGGCTGTTGTGCCTGCCAATGCCACCTCCGTCAGCGCCCCCTGCGAAGCGGGTCCCTCTCCCATCTACGTCAAAGTCAAGAGCGCTGAACCTGGGGACTGTGGAGAGGGGCAGGTGAAGGTTAAGGATGGTTATTTGGTATAA